In Drosophila yakuba strain Tai18E2 chromosome X, Prin_Dyak_Tai18E2_2.1, whole genome shotgun sequence, a single genomic region encodes these proteins:
- the LOC6524056 gene encoding serine/threonine-protein kinase Pink1, mitochondrial: protein MSVRLLTVRLIKHGRYILRSYCKRDIHANILDQNQLKTRSKRGFPLPSTAANVLRTTPQQAAKSVVNVLPRTTSSPAGSPLNASASSPTSSSGLFRVGQHARKLFIDNILSRVTTTYSEDLRQRATRKLFFGDSAPFFALIGVSLASGSGVLSKEDELEGVCWEIREAASRLQNAWNHDDISDTLDSKFSIDDLEIGPPIAKGCAAVVYAAGFKKDGTSEAPQPDAQPPQATPAFAPNSWSAHEMMSPLQNMSRFVHNFGGSVDNIFHYSQPSAASDFVGAQAREQEQQQQQDQQPNSSAFNVTPPANTDINSSADNYPLALKMMFNYDIQSNALSILRAMYKETVPARQRGMNEASDEWERLLQNQTVHLPPHPNIVCMFGFFCDEVRNFPDGHLLYPVAQPQRINPQGYGRNMSLYLLMKRYDHSLRGLLDSQELSTRTRILLLAQMLEAVNHLSRHGVAHRDLKSDNVLIELQDDAAPVLVLSDFGCCLADKVHGLRLPYVSHDVDKGGNAALMAPEIFNTMPGPFAVLNYGKADLWACGALAYEIFGSRNPFYSSSAGLARERGEMTLSLRNSDYRQDQLPPMSDACPPLLQQLVYNILNPNPSKRVSPDIAANVVQLFLWAPSNWLKAGGMPNSPEILQWLLSLTTKIMCEGRPQLGAGLMPVATSGRRAYVEYLLICSFLSRARLRRIRGALNWIQNVVA from the exons ATGTCTGTGAGACTGCTGACCGTGCGACTGATCAAACATGGTCGCTACATTTTGCGCAGCTATTGTAAACGTGATATACACGCCAACATTTTGGACCAGAATCAATTGAAGACAAGAAGCAAGCGAGGCTTTCCCCTACCCTCCACCGCCGCCAATGTGCTGCGG ACAACGCCCCAGCAGGCGGCCAAATCGGTGGTCAATGTATTGCCCCGCACCACCAGCTCTCCGGCGGGATCGCCGCTTAATGCCAGCGCCAGCAGCcccaccagcagcagtggACTCTTCCGCGTGGGCCAGCATGCGCGCAAACTATTCATCGACAACATCCTCAGCCGGGTGACCACCACCTACTCGGAGGATCTTCGTCAGCGGGCCACACGCAAACTCTTCTTTGGGGACTCGGCGCCCTTCTTCGCCCTGATTGGCGTCAGCTTGGCCTCCGGGTCGGGTGTCCTCAGCAAGGAGGATGAACTGGAGGGCGTATGCTGGGAGATTCGGGAGGCAGCTAGCCGGCTGCAGAACGCCTGGAATCACGACGATATCTCCGATACGCTGGACAGCAAGTTCAGCATCGATGACTTGGAAATCGGTCCGCCCATTGCCAAAGGTTGTGCCGCTGTTGTCTATGCAGCGGGTTTCAAGAAGGACGGTACCTCGGAGGCCCCGCAGCCCGATGCGCAGCCGCCGCAGGCAACGCCAGCCTTTGCGCCCAATAGCTGGAGTGCCCACGAGATGATGTCGCCGCTGCAGAACATGTCGCGCTTTGTTCACAACTTTGGCGGCTCTGTGGACAATATCTTCCACTATAGCCAGCCATCGGCGGCCAGTGATTTCGTAGGCGCTCAGGCTAGagaacaggagcagcagcagcagcaggatcagcagCCCAACAGCAGTGCCTTCAATGTG ACCCCACCAGCGAATACAGACATCAACAGCTCTGCGGACAACTATCCACTGGCGCTCAAAATGATGTTCAACTACGACATCCAGAGCAACGCCCTGTCCATCCTGCGTGCCATGTACAAGGAGACAGTGCCGGCCCGCCAGCGCGGCATGAATGAGGCCTCCGATGAGTGGGAACGTTTGCTGCAGAACCAAACCGTGCACCTGCCGCCGCATCCCAACATTGTCTGTATGTTTGGCTTCTTTTGCGACGAGGTGCGCAACTTTCCCGATGGCCACCTCCTGTATCCGGTGGCCCAGCCGCAACGCATCAATCCGCAGGGCTATGGCCGCAACATGTCGCTGTATTTGCTGATGAAACGCTACGATCACAGTCTTCGCGGACTGCTCGATAGCCAGGAGCTGAGCACGCGCACCCGCATTCTGCTGCTGGCCCAAATGCTCGAGGCTGTCAATCATTTAAGTCGTCACGGCGTCGCCCATCGGGATTTAAAGTCCGATAATGTGCTAATCGAGTTGCAGGACGATGCGGCTCCGGTGCTGGTGCTCTCCGATTTTGGCTGCTGTCTGGCTGACAAGGTGCATGGCCTGCGGCTGCCGTACGTTTCGCACGACGTGGACAAGGGCGGCAATGCGGCGCTGATGGCGCCGGAGATCTTCAATACGATGCCTGGTCCGTTTGCCGTGCTCAATTACGGCAAGGCGGATCTGTGGGCCTGTGGTGCATTGGCCTACGAGATCTTTGGCAGCCGCAATCCGTTCTATTCGAGCAGCGCTGGGCTGGCGCGCGAGCGCGGTGAGATGACGCTTTCGTTGAGGAACAGCGATTACCGGCAGGACCAACTGCCGCCAATGAGCGATGCCTGCCCGCCGCTGTTGCAGCAGCTGGTCTACAACATCCTCAATCCCAACCCGTCCAAGCGGGTCAGTCCGGATATTGCGGCAAATGTGGTGCAGCTGTTCCTGTGGGCACCGTCCAATTGGCTTAAGGCTGGCGGCATGCCCAACAGTCCCGAG ATCCTCCAGTGGCTGCTTTCGCTGACCACCAAGATCATGTGCGAGGGCCGTCCCCAGTTGGGTGCGGGTTTGATGCCAGTGGCCACCAGTGGCAGGCGCGCGTATGTGGAATACCTGCTCATTTGCAGCTTCCTGTCACGCGCCCGGCTGCGTCGCATTCGCGGCGCCCTTAACTGGATCCAGAATGTGGTGGCGTAA
- the LOC122319440 gene encoding diphthine methyltransferase — MFTTLYSEDTEYSADSVEWLTQDDETSGFFACGTYQLVQEEGEPAAEASPKRPRKGRVYLYHFEEANGCLERLQCIETSAILDMKWLPAWNNECNPHLATVNSLGQLEIYEFLSDEKKLQRRTCFCLAEEQESQEEAPLALALDWRHDGQHIQLAISDSKGGLSLLNYSPQGEIIRERSWLSHGFEAWTCAFDRWSPHLLYSGGDDMLLMAHDLRTEQRAWTNRAHMAGVTCLLSHPRHKNHLLTGSYDEQLRLFDTRSMKRTLAQLDLSGGIWRLKPHPAQPDLILAACMYTNFSVVELDVAAPGLSLLGAYEEHESICYGADWAPFRNKDDASLTMATCSFYDHKLCVSRVEISK; from the coding sequence ATGTTTACAACGCTCTACAGCGAGGATACGGAATACTCGGCGGATTCCGTGGAGTGGCTGACACAGGATGATGAGACATCAGGCTTCTTCGCCTGCGGCACCTATCAATTGGTACAGGAAGAGGGGGAGCCAGCGGCGGAGGCTTCACCCAAGCGTCCACGCAAGGGTCGCGTTTATTTGTACCATTTCGAAGAGGCAAACGGCTGCCTGGAGCGGCTGCAGTGCATCGAAACGTCTGCCATTCTGGACATGAAGTGGCTGCCTGCCTGGAACAATGAATGTAATCCCCACCTGGCCACGGTTAACTCATTGGGACAGCTGGAAATCTACGAGTTCCTCAGCGATGAGAAGAAACTGCAGAGGCGCACGTGTTTCTGCctggcggaggagcaggaatCGCAGGAGGAAGCGCCGTTGGCGCTGGCCCTAGACTGGCGACACGACGGACAGCACATCCAACTGGCCATTTCCGATTCCAAAGGCGGCCTGAGCCTATTGAACTACTCGCCACAGGGTGAGATAATCCGCGAGCGGTCTTGGCTGTCCCACGGCTTTGAGGCGTGGACCTGCGCCTTCGATCGCTGGTCACCGCACCTTCTGTACAGCGGTGGCGACGATATGCTGCTCATGGCCCACGATTTACGCACCGAACAGCGTGCGTGGACCAACCGGGCGCACATGGCTGGAGTCACCTGTCTGCTAAGTCATCCGCGGCACAAGAACCATCTGCTCACGGGAAGCTATGATGAGCAGCTGCGTCTCTTCGACACCCGATCGATGAAGCGAACTCTGGCCCAACTGGACTTGAGCGGTGGCATCTGGCGACTGAAGCCGCATCCCGCTCAGCCCGATCTCATCCTGGCCGCCTGCATGTACACCAACTTTAGCGTGGTGGAGCTGGATGTCGCGGCACCTGGCCTGAGTTTACTGGGCGCCTATGAGGAACACGAGAGCATCTGTTACGGCGCTGATTGGGCTCCGTTCCGGAACAAGGACGATGCGTCCTTGACCATGGCCACTTGCTCATTTTACGATCACAAGTTGTGCGTAAGTCGCGTGGAGATTAGCAAATAA
- the LOC6524057 gene encoding uncharacterized protein LOC6524057 yields MHPQPNGHPNPNPSKVDAENSLDLASSSIDELDETIQNLMLELESESEVTNVAFEALRARIIELLHEYEDEMAEEKALRAELRDLEELQSQMDLEDFQDETMNK; encoded by the exons ATG CATCCGCAACCCAATGGtcatcccaatcccaatcccagcaAGGTGGACGCCGAGAACAGCCTAGATCTGGCGTCCAGCAGCATTGATGAATTGGACGAGACCATCCAGAATCTGATGCTTGAGCTGGAGAGCGAATCGGAAGTGACAAATGTGGCGTTTGAGGCCCTCAGAGCGCGCATCATAGAACTGCTGCATGAGTACGAGGATGAAATGGCCGAGGAGAAGGCGCTGCGCGCGGAACTCCGCGATCTGGAGGAACTGCAGAGTCAGATGGATCTGGAAGATTTTCAGGATGAaacaatgaataaataa